Proteins from one Chitinophaga oryzae genomic window:
- a CDS encoding alpha/beta hydrolase: MQHQVLPLSLRMTAFLLSGMSKPFPGLTARLFYRLYCTPPGTKIRSSHLELRDTAKRHQLTVTRYPFDERPLAITTYRWGSSDKKILLLHGWGGSPFHFKQLIHTLLQQGYEVISYDAPAHGGSAGKRTNLVQWGHVLEQVIAQVGPLYAIIGHSLGGLNAALTLSRKTVAVPRLVMLSCALSAPVFFNEALQLFRIHPVVMPPLRRLIHKRLRDDLETMDLHRYINQIKADKIFFAYDTTDTLVNEKEVTAFVEQYPAIRTLRITGEGHFRIMRQEPVIRGVIQFLDNNN, encoded by the coding sequence ATGCAACACCAGGTTTTACCGCTGTCATTGCGGATGACAGCCTTCCTGCTATCCGGTATGAGTAAACCCTTTCCGGGGCTTACCGCCCGGTTGTTTTACCGCTTGTATTGCACGCCGCCCGGAACTAAAATCCGCTCGTCTCATCTGGAGCTGCGTGATACGGCCAAGCGCCATCAGCTGACCGTTACCCGTTACCCTTTCGATGAACGGCCATTGGCCATTACAACGTATCGCTGGGGCAGTTCGGACAAGAAAATATTGTTGTTACATGGCTGGGGCGGCAGCCCGTTCCATTTCAAACAACTTATCCACACGCTGTTGCAGCAGGGATATGAAGTGATATCCTACGATGCGCCGGCACACGGCGGCTCCGCCGGTAAACGGACCAATCTTGTGCAATGGGGACATGTGCTGGAACAGGTGATCGCACAGGTAGGGCCGCTGTATGCCATTATCGGGCACTCACTGGGAGGCCTGAACGCTGCGCTGACTCTCTCCCGTAAAACGGTAGCGGTACCGCGGCTGGTGATGCTGAGCTGTGCGCTCAGCGCTCCTGTTTTTTTTAATGAGGCGCTGCAGCTGTTCCGGATACATCCTGTGGTAATGCCGCCATTACGCCGGCTGATACACAAACGGCTGCGCGACGATCTCGAAACCATGGACCTTCACCGCTATATCAACCAGATCAAGGCGGACAAAATATTTTTCGCGTACGATACTACAGACACGCTGGTGAATGAAAAAGAAGTCACCGCTTTTGTGGAACAATACCCGGCTATCCGCACGCTGCGGATCACCGGGGAAGGGCATTTCCGTATCATGCGACAGGAACCGGTGATCCGTGGCGTGATACAGTTTCTCGATAATAATAACTGA
- a CDS encoding sugar phosphate isomerase/epimerase family protein produces the protein MSNINNRRQFLRQMGLYTMGIGFLPSVLAACNEGQSTKKDKDSTAQPGAGTETAKELFFKISLAEWSFHQALFAGKMNHLDFAARAKNEFGITGVEYVNQFFKDKAKDQAYLADMKKRADDNGVSSVLIMCDGEGEMGDLDAKKRMQAVENHYKWVEAAKFLGCHAIRVNAAGEGKAEEVAKAAIESLTKLSAFGKDHGINVIVENHGGFSSNGKWLSNIMKTVNMPNCGTLPDLGNFCIKRSKPENNTPEAWAKTTCLEEYDRYEGVTELMPFAKGVSAKTYDFDDAGNETTIDYKRMLQIVKDAGYKGGFIGIEYEGTRLSEEEGVRKSKELLLRLGAI, from the coding sequence ATGAGTAACATCAACAACCGCCGTCAGTTTTTGCGCCAAATGGGGCTGTACACGATGGGCATCGGTTTCCTGCCATCCGTATTGGCAGCCTGCAATGAAGGGCAGTCCACTAAAAAGGATAAGGACAGCACCGCGCAACCAGGCGCCGGTACAGAAACAGCGAAGGAACTGTTCTTCAAAATTTCACTGGCCGAATGGTCTTTCCATCAGGCCCTCTTTGCCGGAAAAATGAACCACCTCGACTTTGCAGCCCGCGCTAAAAATGAATTCGGTATCACCGGCGTGGAATACGTAAACCAGTTCTTTAAAGACAAAGCGAAAGATCAGGCTTACCTGGCCGACATGAAAAAACGCGCCGACGACAACGGCGTAAGCAGCGTCCTGATCATGTGCGACGGTGAAGGTGAAATGGGCGACCTCGATGCTAAAAAAAGAATGCAGGCGGTAGAAAACCACTACAAATGGGTGGAAGCGGCGAAATTCCTCGGTTGCCACGCTATCCGCGTAAACGCTGCCGGTGAAGGTAAAGCGGAAGAAGTAGCTAAAGCGGCGATCGAATCACTGACCAAACTGTCCGCTTTCGGAAAAGACCACGGCATCAACGTGATCGTGGAAAACCACGGTGGCTTTTCTTCCAACGGCAAGTGGCTGAGCAATATCATGAAAACCGTGAACATGCCTAACTGCGGCACTTTGCCGGACCTGGGCAACTTCTGCATCAAGAGAAGCAAACCGGAAAACAACACACCGGAAGCCTGGGCTAAAACTACCTGCCTCGAAGAATATGACCGCTATGAAGGGGTTACGGAACTGATGCCCTTTGCAAAAGGCGTCAGCGCTAAGACCTACGATTTCGATGATGCCGGCAATGAAACCACCATCGACTATAAACGCATGCTGCAGATCGTAAAAGATGCCGGCTATAAAGGCGGCTTTATCGGTATCGAGTATGAAGGTACCCGCCTGTCTGAAGAAGAAGGGGTGAGAAAGTCGAAAGAGCTGTTGCTGCGCCTCGGGGCGATTTAG
- a CDS encoding dienelactone hydrolase family protein: MKKLSLLLLMLGSALGLSAQTAPCCHTDAVTEFTGLANREDFRMAHKDPLPYTYQGTAGTEVSFQAPDGKTAYGFLFKAKKPTDKYLFVYQEWYGLNDYVKKESEKLYNDLGGAVNVLAVDMYDKVVATNREEAAKTMQSVPRERLKAIMEGARDYAGKTAHIVTLGWCFGGAIALQSALLNGDRNLGCVMYYGMPEKDVNALKQLHGPVLGLFANKDKGITPQVVDEFEQNMQKAGKTLTVKRYDAEHAFANPSNPIYNSEATKDAYTHTLAFLKKQFRI, translated from the coding sequence ATGAAAAAGCTATCCTTACTGCTGCTGATGCTGGGCAGCGCCCTCGGACTGTCGGCACAGACAGCGCCGTGTTGCCATACAGACGCCGTAACAGAATTTACCGGGCTTGCCAACCGGGAAGACTTCCGGATGGCCCACAAAGACCCGCTCCCCTACACTTACCAGGGAACAGCCGGTACCGAAGTCAGCTTTCAGGCGCCCGACGGCAAAACAGCCTACGGCTTCCTGTTTAAGGCGAAGAAGCCTACCGATAAGTACCTGTTCGTATACCAGGAATGGTACGGCCTGAACGACTATGTAAAAAAAGAATCCGAAAAACTTTACAACGATCTGGGCGGGGCCGTGAATGTGCTGGCAGTGGACATGTACGACAAGGTAGTGGCCACCAACCGCGAAGAAGCGGCCAAAACAATGCAGTCAGTCCCCCGGGAACGCCTGAAAGCGATCATGGAAGGAGCCCGCGATTATGCCGGTAAAACCGCGCATATCGTCACACTGGGCTGGTGCTTTGGCGGGGCGATAGCGCTGCAGTCAGCGTTGCTCAACGGAGACAGGAACCTTGGCTGTGTAATGTATTACGGCATGCCGGAAAAAGACGTGAATGCGCTGAAACAGCTGCATGGGCCGGTATTAGGGCTGTTTGCCAATAAGGACAAAGGCATCACCCCACAGGTGGTAGATGAGTTTGAACAAAACATGCAAAAGGCGGGTAAAACGCTGACGGTTAAACGTTACGATGCAGAGCATGCGTTTGCCAACCCCAGCAATCCGATCTATAACAGTGAAGCCACGAAAGATGCGTATACGCATACGTTGGCTTTTCTGAAGAAACAGTTTAGAATTTAG
- a CDS encoding FecR family protein, translating into MKKSRTWLYALILVALGVVVLLTWKLREPAAPKTPAEIVAALQVPGVQYQQHKGKTGVRTEITLPDSTAVILNSTSTLYVPADYASGHRSVVLDGDAFFEVKPGKDSFTVTSSILKATVLGTSFRMRSFASQQGATYYQLTGSSRVGKSYHSATDNQPEVLERGQMVLANREIDLMEKETYQPDELETWLSDILSIKNANPMAVSRTLEDWFGVEVEMRGDASKARVITEALYFNATLEDVLNDLGNQQGFKYKIDQNKVILNF; encoded by the coding sequence ATGAAGAAATCCCGTACTTGGCTTTATGCATTGATTTTAGTGGCCTTAGGCGTCGTTGTTCTACTGACCTGGAAACTACGGGAGCCGGCAGCGCCGAAAACGCCGGCAGAAATTGTTGCCGCATTGCAGGTACCGGGCGTTCAGTACCAGCAACACAAGGGCAAGACCGGCGTCCGTACGGAGATCACTTTGCCGGACAGCACGGCGGTGATCCTGAACTCCACGTCTACCCTGTATGTTCCGGCCGATTATGCGTCAGGCCACCGCTCGGTAGTGCTGGACGGGGATGCTTTTTTTGAGGTGAAGCCCGGCAAAGACAGCTTTACCGTCACCAGTTCCATTCTCAAAGCCACCGTGCTGGGCACCTCTTTCCGTATGCGTTCCTTCGCCAGCCAGCAGGGAGCCACCTATTACCAGTTGACAGGTTCCAGCCGGGTGGGCAAATCCTATCACTCCGCTACCGACAACCAGCCGGAGGTGCTGGAACGCGGGCAAATGGTGCTGGCCAACCGCGAGATAGACCTGATGGAGAAAGAAACCTATCAGCCGGATGAACTGGAAACCTGGCTTTCCGACATCCTCAGTATCAAAAATGCCAATCCTATGGCCGTGTCCCGCACGCTGGAGGACTGGTTCGGTGTGGAAGTAGAGATGCGCGGCGATGCCTCCAAAGCCCGCGTTATCACGGAAGCCCTCTATTTCAACGCCACCCTCGAGGATGTGCTCAATGATCTAGGCAACCAGCAGGGCTTTAAGTATAAGATTGATCAGAACAAGGTGATACTCAATTTTTAG
- a CDS encoding proline dehydrogenase family protein produces MEKQLTLSFDNTAIAFEAKTDKALKKANFLFSNIGKPWLVKMGAVFTPLAFKLRLPIKGIIKSTIFSQFCGGETLDEAAHTALQLGNYHVGVVLDYGVEAMEGEESYDHAVPEFIRAIQYAASKPDIPFIAIKITGFARFELLEKVHRGDTLTPQEQQEYIRVRSRVHSVAEAAAQYKVGLLIDAEESWIQKPVDDLTDEMMSLFNRNEVIVYNTFQMYCHDRFPFLQQSLEKAVKEGYLLGAKLVRGAYMEKENKRAAENNYPTPIQPSKEATDKDYNAAVQFCLNHLDKLGVFIGTHNENSCMLAARTMDEKNIPHNHPHVSFSQLLGMSDNITFNLAHAGYTVTKYLPYGPVKDVMPYLIRRAQENTSIAGQMGRELSLIRKEMKRRGI; encoded by the coding sequence ATGGAAAAGCAGCTAACTTTATCATTCGATAATACGGCTATTGCATTCGAGGCAAAGACCGACAAGGCGTTAAAAAAAGCCAACTTTCTGTTCAGCAACATCGGAAAGCCATGGCTGGTCAAAATGGGCGCAGTATTCACTCCGCTGGCGTTCAAACTCAGATTACCGATCAAAGGCATTATCAAAAGCACCATATTCTCCCAGTTCTGCGGAGGGGAGACCCTGGACGAGGCGGCACACACGGCGCTGCAACTGGGAAATTACCATGTGGGCGTAGTGCTCGACTATGGCGTGGAAGCCATGGAAGGGGAGGAAAGCTATGATCATGCGGTACCGGAATTCATCCGCGCTATCCAGTATGCGGCCAGCAAACCGGACATCCCGTTCATCGCCATCAAAATCACCGGCTTCGCACGCTTTGAACTGCTGGAAAAAGTGCACCGCGGCGATACCCTTACCCCGCAGGAGCAGCAGGAATACATCCGCGTGCGGTCCCGTGTGCATTCCGTAGCAGAAGCAGCCGCCCAGTATAAAGTCGGCCTGCTGATCGATGCGGAAGAATCCTGGATCCAGAAACCGGTCGACGACCTGACGGATGAAATGATGTCGCTCTTCAACCGCAATGAGGTGATCGTTTACAATACCTTCCAGATGTACTGCCACGATCGTTTCCCTTTCCTGCAGCAGTCACTGGAAAAGGCGGTAAAAGAAGGTTACCTCCTCGGCGCTAAGCTGGTACGCGGCGCCTACATGGAAAAGGAAAACAAACGCGCCGCGGAAAATAACTACCCGACGCCTATCCAGCCCAGCAAGGAAGCAACCGACAAAGATTACAACGCTGCTGTACAGTTTTGTCTCAATCATCTCGATAAACTGGGTGTATTTATCGGTACCCATAACGAGAACAGCTGTATGCTCGCTGCCCGTACCATGGACGAGAAAAATATTCCGCATAACCACCCGCATGTGAGTTTCTCACAGCTGCTGGGCATGAGCGATAACATCACCTTCAACCTGGCGCACGCCGGCTATACCGTCACCAAATACCTGCCTTACGGCCCCGTGAAAGACGTAATGCCCTACCTCATCCGCAGAGCACAGGAAAACACCTCCATCGCCGGCCAGATGGGCCGCGAACTGTCGCTCATAAGAAAAGAAATGAAGAGAAGAGGAATATAA
- a CDS encoding RagB/SusD family nutrient uptake outer membrane protein encodes MKKLIICLSGALLALSACQKGEINSLNTPVVGGIVVNPSRSDLFNLVTGAESGLRNNAGTYLDGVGVMGREEYRFSGSEPRWTTDMLGGGSKQLDNNTFYITNPFAARYQVARQCFILMQALKTTRAEVASDAQKKAFQGFAETLIGYQLLMNINMTDSNGARIPVADNANLGPIITNPGTVLDSVIKFLDAGKTSLTGSDVLFPLSDGFKDFKTAAGLLKFNRAIAARVHIYRKNWAAALTALNESFFDLNGSFTMGVYSTYSTNGGDQINPMYLQPNATGEVRVAHPSFATDIVPGDNRLSTKTALRNAPVSSVGLTGNRDLTLWPTLSSPISIIRNEELILIYAEAKIQLNQLPDAIVALNRIRTGHNLPPYAGAATQDALINELLYNRRYSLFMEGHRWIDMRRYKRLNQLPIDRTGDDVWSRYPLPMSETNQ; translated from the coding sequence ATGAAAAAGCTTATTATATGCCTGTCCGGCGCCCTGCTCGCACTAAGCGCCTGCCAGAAAGGAGAAATCAACAGTCTGAATACGCCGGTGGTGGGCGGCATCGTGGTCAACCCCAGCCGCAGCGACCTCTTTAACCTGGTTACCGGCGCAGAATCCGGGCTCCGTAACAACGCCGGCACATATCTCGACGGCGTAGGCGTGATGGGCCGCGAGGAATACCGATTCTCCGGCTCCGAGCCCCGGTGGACCACCGACATGCTGGGTGGCGGCTCCAAACAACTGGACAACAACACTTTCTATATTACTAACCCATTTGCCGCCCGTTACCAGGTGGCCCGCCAGTGTTTTATCCTCATGCAGGCGCTGAAAACCACCCGTGCGGAAGTGGCCAGCGATGCGCAGAAAAAAGCCTTTCAGGGCTTCGCAGAAACGTTGATCGGTTACCAGTTGCTGATGAACATCAATATGACCGATTCCAACGGCGCCAGGATCCCGGTGGCCGACAACGCCAACCTGGGCCCTATCATTACCAATCCGGGCACCGTGCTGGATTCCGTGATAAAATTCCTGGATGCCGGCAAAACAAGCCTCACCGGGTCTGACGTGCTTTTCCCGCTCTCCGACGGGTTCAAGGATTTCAAAACGGCTGCCGGCCTGCTGAAATTCAACCGTGCCATTGCAGCGAGGGTGCATATTTACCGTAAAAACTGGGCTGCCGCGCTGACCGCCCTGAATGAATCTTTCTTCGACCTGAACGGATCTTTCACCATGGGGGTGTACAGCACCTACTCTACCAATGGCGGCGATCAGATCAACCCTATGTACCTGCAGCCCAATGCTACCGGTGAAGTAAGGGTGGCGCATCCTTCATTTGCTACCGACATCGTCCCCGGGGATAACCGCCTGAGCACCAAAACGGCGCTCCGTAACGCCCCTGTGAGCAGCGTGGGACTTACCGGCAACCGCGATCTGACGTTATGGCCTACGCTCAGCAGCCCTATCTCCATCATCCGGAATGAAGAGCTGATCCTGATTTACGCCGAAGCCAAAATACAGCTCAACCAGCTCCCGGATGCTATCGTGGCGCTCAACAGGATCAGGACCGGCCATAACCTGCCGCCTTATGCAGGCGCCGCTACACAGGACGCGCTCATCAACGAGCTGCTCTATAACCGCCGCTACTCCCTGTTTATGGAAGGCCACCGCTGGATAGATATGCGCCGGTACAAACGGCTTAACCAGCTCCCCATAGACCGCACCGGCGATGACGTATGGTCAAGGTATCCGTTGCCGATGAGCGAAACAAACCAGTAA
- a CDS encoding SusC/RagA family TonB-linked outer membrane protein produces the protein MLLPKSSMLVLLCLCSTLALFAQQNISGRIKDATNGNAIPGATVRVPNSNKGTITDADGKYMISVPASVSRLVVSYTGYKTQTVSIPPGATTLNVSLEEDFARLDEIVVTGLATNIKRSNLANAVATISGKELNGVAPAQTFDAALSGKVPGALITANSGAPGGGISVKLRGITSVFGNSQPLYVVDGIFFNNSSIPAGLNDVTGAATSGNPNNQDNPSSRIADLNPEDIENIEVLKGASAAALYGAKAAAGVIVITTKKGKTGKTKVTFNQEVGFAKVRHLVGVRKFTAETAADLGGSATSADPDVIAARAAMKAQFEAAQAAGKIYDYEKEIFGETGLILNTGVSLSGGSEKTTFYLAGNRRQEQGIVKNTGYFNNSFRLNINHQINDRLSVGVTTNYINSSADRGLGNNDNNGVSLGVALSTTPGFVELHPNALGEYPRNAFAASNPIETRDKMINNEGVNRFVGGGNIEYRIQQSERSTTKVAVRAGVDYFNLKTIAVFPRDLQFEEKAQQGHSIQGNTNNINTNILGFVANTWTPGEKLSLTSTAGATLETGYMDNIVTVATNLVSGQTNLDASGNTNTRQFRQKYRDNGIFVQEDLSLMDAFTISAGVRFDRSTNNGDYLKYYVFPKGAFSWNISKMPFWHVDKVDNLKVRIAYGQSGNVPPYGSKFTGMLGSNIGGFPGVLVDNLLGNPDIKPERQSELETGLDVSILNGRVSLEATYYNKRIYDVLLRHAIPSSTGYATEWKNSGDLTNSGIELGLTVIPVNTSNFKWTSNINWWRNRSKMTKLLIPPYAIGAFGASLGTFYLEEGQPVTQIKGIVDNQLKLIGNSEPKFQMSFYNDLTFLKNLSLRFLIHWKKGGDNINLSQLLNDGGATSPDYDEMINGMKLGVYRPGAGAGVYLQDASYVRIREIGLYYNVPLKNTKTVKGIRLGVSANNFFTWTNYVGYDPEVSNFGSNTITTAQSRGSNGLSTGVDVMPFPSNKRASFHIGVDF, from the coding sequence ATGCTTCTACCAAAATCCAGCATGCTGGTGCTGCTTTGCTTATGCAGTACTCTTGCCTTATTTGCGCAACAGAACATCTCGGGCAGGATCAAAGATGCCACCAATGGCAATGCCATTCCCGGCGCTACCGTGCGCGTACCCAACAGCAATAAGGGTACCATTACGGACGCAGACGGTAAATACATGATCAGTGTGCCGGCCTCCGTTTCCCGGCTGGTCGTGAGCTACACCGGCTACAAAACGCAGACCGTGTCTATCCCTCCCGGCGCCACTACCCTGAACGTATCACTGGAAGAGGATTTCGCCCGGCTGGACGAGATCGTGGTGACCGGTTTGGCGACCAATATCAAACGCAGTAATCTGGCCAACGCCGTGGCTACCATTTCAGGTAAGGAACTGAATGGCGTGGCGCCGGCCCAAACTTTTGACGCCGCCCTCAGTGGTAAAGTGCCCGGCGCGCTGATCACCGCCAACTCGGGCGCTCCCGGCGGCGGTATCTCTGTAAAGCTGCGCGGTATTACCTCTGTGTTCGGCAACTCTCAACCGCTGTATGTGGTGGACGGTATCTTCTTCAACAACAGCAGTATCCCCGCCGGCCTCAATGACGTCACCGGCGCCGCTACTTCCGGCAACCCCAATAACCAGGACAACCCGTCCAGCCGTATCGCGGACCTGAACCCGGAAGACATTGAAAACATAGAAGTGCTCAAAGGCGCTTCTGCTGCCGCCCTGTATGGTGCCAAAGCAGCAGCAGGCGTAATCGTGATCACCACCAAGAAAGGTAAAACCGGTAAAACAAAAGTCACCTTCAACCAGGAAGTAGGCTTCGCCAAAGTACGCCACCTGGTCGGTGTACGTAAATTTACCGCCGAAACAGCCGCCGACCTGGGAGGCAGCGCTACCAGCGCCGATCCGGATGTGATCGCAGCCCGCGCCGCCATGAAAGCCCAGTTCGAAGCCGCCCAGGCTGCCGGAAAAATTTATGACTATGAGAAAGAAATCTTCGGCGAGACCGGCCTCATTCTCAATACCGGCGTATCCCTCAGCGGCGGCTCCGAAAAAACCACGTTCTACCTGGCCGGCAACCGCAGGCAGGAACAGGGTATCGTTAAGAACACCGGTTATTTCAACAACTCATTCCGCCTGAACATCAACCACCAGATAAATGATCGTTTGTCCGTTGGCGTTACTACCAATTATATCAACTCCAGCGCAGACAGAGGTCTTGGCAACAACGATAACAACGGCGTGTCTCTCGGCGTAGCCCTTTCCACCACACCGGGCTTTGTGGAACTGCATCCCAATGCCCTCGGCGAATACCCGCGCAACGCATTTGCCGCTTCCAACCCGATAGAAACACGCGACAAAATGATCAACAACGAAGGCGTGAACCGCTTTGTAGGTGGCGGCAACATCGAATACCGCATCCAGCAAAGCGAACGTTCCACCACCAAAGTAGCAGTCAGGGCCGGTGTGGACTACTTCAACCTGAAAACCATCGCCGTATTCCCGCGCGACCTGCAGTTCGAGGAAAAAGCCCAGCAAGGTCACTCCATCCAGGGCAACACCAATAACATCAATACCAACATCCTGGGTTTTGTGGCCAATACCTGGACTCCGGGCGAAAAACTCAGTCTTACCAGCACTGCGGGCGCCACACTGGAAACAGGTTATATGGACAACATCGTGACCGTAGCCACCAACCTGGTGTCCGGTCAGACCAACCTCGATGCCAGCGGCAACACCAACACCCGTCAGTTCCGGCAGAAATACCGGGACAATGGTATTTTTGTGCAGGAAGACCTCTCTTTGATGGACGCCTTCACTATCAGTGCCGGCGTACGTTTTGACCGTTCCACCAACAACGGCGACTATCTCAAATACTACGTGTTCCCTAAAGGCGCTTTCTCCTGGAACATCAGCAAAATGCCTTTCTGGCATGTGGACAAAGTGGACAACCTGAAAGTTCGCATCGCCTATGGCCAGTCCGGCAACGTACCGCCTTACGGCAGTAAATTCACGGGCATGCTGGGCAGCAACATCGGCGGGTTCCCCGGCGTACTGGTAGACAACCTGCTGGGCAATCCGGACATCAAACCGGAAAGACAGTCAGAACTGGAAACCGGTCTCGATGTCAGCATCCTCAACGGCCGTGTATCGCTGGAAGCTACTTACTATAACAAACGCATCTACGACGTATTGTTAAGACACGCTATTCCTTCTTCCACCGGCTACGCCACAGAATGGAAGAACAGCGGCGACCTTACCAACAGCGGCATAGAACTGGGTCTGACCGTTATCCCTGTTAATACCAGCAACTTTAAATGGACCTCCAATATCAACTGGTGGCGGAACCGCTCCAAAATGACCAAGCTGCTTATTCCGCCTTACGCCATTGGCGCGTTTGGCGCGTCACTGGGCACTTTCTACCTGGAAGAAGGCCAACCGGTCACCCAGATCAAAGGTATTGTAGACAACCAGCTGAAACTGATCGGTAATTCAGAGCCGAAGTTCCAGATGAGCTTTTATAATGATCTGACCTTCCTCAAAAACCTGTCGCTGCGTTTCCTTATTCACTGGAAAAAAGGGGGCGACAACATCAACCTGAGCCAGTTGCTGAACGACGGCGGCGCTACCTCACCTGACTATGATGAGATGATCAACGGTATGAAACTTGGCGTATACAGGCCGGGCGCAGGAGCGGGCGTATACCTGCAGGACGCTTCCTATGTGCGTATCCGTGAGATCGGCCTTTATTACAATGTTCCGCTGAAGAACACCAAAACCGTTAAAGGTATCCGGCTGGGTGTTTCCGCCAATAACTTTTTCACCTGGACTAATTATGTGGGGTATGATCCGGAAGTGTCCAACTTCGGCAGCAACACCATTACCACTGCGCAGAGCCGCGGCAGTAACGGTTTGTCTACCGGTGTGGACGTAATGCCTTTCCCGTCCAACAAAAGGGCCAGCTTCCACATCGGCGTCGACTTCTGA
- a CDS encoding thymidylate synthase, translating into MEQYLTLLQHIIKEGAVKTDRTGTGTTSCFGYQMRFNLSEGFPLVTTKKLHLKSIIYELLWFLKGDTNIAWLKEHNVSIWDEWADENGDLGPVYGKQWRSWETTSGEVIDQISIAIDTIKKNPDSRRIIVNAWNVGDLPKMALSPCHCLFQFYVTPPDASKGETRGKLSCQLYQRSADVFLGVPFNIASYALLTMMMAQVCDLDAGDFIHTFGDVHLYSNHMEQAQLQLGRTPFPLPVMKINPEVKDLFAFKFEDFELQNYQFHPAIKAPVAI; encoded by the coding sequence ATGGAACAATATCTCACTTTACTGCAACATATTATTAAGGAAGGCGCTGTTAAAACCGACCGCACCGGCACCGGTACCACCAGCTGCTTCGGATACCAGATGAGGTTCAACCTCAGCGAAGGATTTCCGTTGGTGACTACCAAAAAGTTACATCTGAAATCCATTATATATGAGCTGTTATGGTTCCTGAAAGGCGATACCAATATCGCCTGGCTGAAAGAACATAACGTCAGCATATGGGACGAATGGGCGGATGAAAACGGCGATCTGGGACCGGTATACGGTAAACAGTGGCGCAGCTGGGAAACGACTTCCGGAGAGGTGATCGATCAGATCAGCATTGCGATAGACACCATCAAAAAGAACCCGGACTCCCGTCGTATCATTGTCAACGCATGGAATGTGGGCGACCTGCCTAAAATGGCGCTCAGCCCCTGCCACTGCCTCTTCCAGTTTTATGTAACGCCTCCCGACGCTTCCAAAGGGGAAACCAGGGGCAAACTCAGCTGCCAGCTGTATCAGCGCAGCGCCGACGTTTTCCTCGGCGTACCTTTCAATATCGCTTCCTACGCGCTGCTGACCATGATGATGGCGCAGGTATGCGACCTCGATGCGGGCGATTTTATCCATACTTTCGGCGATGTGCACCTGTACAGCAACCATATGGAGCAAGCGCAACTGCAGCTGGGCAGAACGCCTTTCCCCCTGCCGGTCATGAAAATAAACCCGGAAGTGAAAGACCTGTTCGCCTTTAAATTTGAGGATTTCGAACTGCAAAACTACCAGTTTCATCCTGCTATCAAAGCACCCGTAGCGATCTGA
- a CDS encoding dihydrofolate reductase encodes MRVSIIVAASENNVIGINNQLPWRLSTDLKYFKSTTLGKPIVMGRKTFESLRKPLPGRPNIVITRQTDFQPDGVYVVSSVDEAIAKAKTFEGDELFVTGGSQIFEQAWHLVDRIYLTRVYAVVPGDAFFPAIHGSEWTLVSDERHEADEKDEYPFSFQVWERNQ; translated from the coding sequence ATGAGGGTATCCATTATAGTGGCCGCATCCGAAAACAACGTGATCGGCATCAACAACCAGTTGCCCTGGCGCCTGTCGACAGACCTGAAGTACTTTAAAAGCACTACGCTGGGCAAACCCATTGTCATGGGAAGAAAAACGTTCGAATCACTGCGTAAGCCGCTGCCCGGAAGACCGAACATCGTCATCACCCGGCAAACGGATTTCCAGCCCGACGGCGTGTATGTGGTGTCTTCTGTTGACGAAGCCATCGCCAAAGCAAAAACCTTCGAAGGCGATGAGCTCTTTGTCACCGGTGGTTCCCAGATATTTGAACAGGCCTGGCACCTGGTTGACCGCATCTACCTCACACGGGTATACGCTGTTGTGCCGGGAGACGCTTTTTTCCCTGCCATACACGGCAGCGAATGGACGCTCGTCAGCGATGAACGCCATGAGGCGGACGAAAAGGACGAATATCCTTTCTCCTTCCAGGTATGGGAACGCAACCAATAA